A single window of Pieris napi chromosome 8, ilPieNapi1.2, whole genome shotgun sequence DNA harbors:
- the LOC125051874 gene encoding keratin-associated protein 19-2-like produces MKFLIVVALAVAAASADEAKKTEKRGVAGLGYGGLGYSGLAGSGLGGYGGYSGLGYGGGYGGYGGYGGGYGGYGGYGGYAPVAVSKVAYTTDHTGYSGLGGYGGYGSHGLGGLGGYGSYGGYGGYGSYGNGYYGSSAAGYGGLGYGGYGHGLGYGYH; encoded by the exons ATGAAGTTCTTG ATTGTAGTAGCTCTTGCCGTCGCGGCAGCATCCGCTGATGAAGCCAAGAAGACCGAGAAACGCGGTGTTGCCGGTCTTGGTTATGGGGGTCTCGGCTACAGCGGCCTTGCCGGCTCCGGACTTGGTGGTTATGGTGGCTACAGCGGACTTGGCTACGGTGGTGGCTACGGCGGATACGGCGGATACGGTGGTGGATACGGCGGATACGGAGGATACGGTGGATACG CACCCGTTGCAGTAAGCAAAGTTGCCTACACCACCGACCACACCGGTTACAGCGGTCTTGGCGGATACGGAGGCTACGGTAGCCACGGTCTCGGAGGTCTTGGAGGTTACGGAAGTTACGGAGGATACG GTGGATACGGGTCATACGGAAACGGCTACTACGGCTCCTCAGCTGCCGGTTACGGAGGTCTTGGCTACGGCGGTTACGGCCACGGTCTTGGCTACGGATACCACTAA
- the LOC125051627 gene encoding xanthine dehydrogenase 1-like: MDRVQFQVNGVDHTVGCELSSNVTLLEYLRRWLELRGTKYMCQEAGCGACIVSVVKCPGGPAESVNACMVLITSCHGWEITTIEKVGNRLEGYHPLQKALYENNGTQCGYCSPGWVMAMYSLLKKKKMTMLEIEKSLASNICRCTGYRPILEAFKKFASDSPDPYLIADIEDLSICSKTGEACSQTCEDYEWCVVNKEDVKYPTLLHIKLSDNRDWYRVEDITDVFKILNLYRTDSYMLIGGNTAKGVYPILEYPRVLIDVSSVAALKGYYLQQNLVVGAGNTLTELDEIFSQMSQHDDFRYLTVLQEHLKLVAHIPVKNIGTIAGNLMIKHKHKEFNSDIFLLFNTIGAEIGVLNGHGNATRISMEEFLNADVRGKVLLNVLLPPLNSDFTKIVTYKIMPRSQNAHAVVHAGYLYKFGPQNRLLDCRIAYGGLSTGFHRACRTEKYLIGKNLFTNETLQGSLSILNQEMLVVANPPEMSVEYRRKLALGLFYKGLLSLCPESILAPRYKSGVVRLRDWRTLSDGKQIFETNPSLWPLNKPSPKFDGLIQCAGEASYSEDVPSLPKEVFASFVLSTVALGTIQHIDATEALKEPGVVAFYTASDIPGQNSFTPAGTPFYMADEEILCEKDVKFYNQPLGIIVAETQYIAERAALLVKVTYTNVRLPLLDIKEAKNDTSRIQEYFTSPATNRGNNVAKVIKGEMSIYGQYHFCMETLACVSQPIEEGIKLYSTTQWLDGVQRMVSRALKIQQNKIDVFLRRLGGAYGMKISRAAQVSIACALVTHKLNRPCRFIQSLKNNMRFVGKRFPCSTNFEVSVNSAGRIQYNKYDLFEDNGYIVGEPIAIFSTDAFNNCYDKSSWDFKLYNAITDTPSNTWCRSPGTLESIAMAELLMERISYEANLDPVNVRLANLDILNHNDIRELVNTLKANSQYDERRRAVDKFNAENRWKKRGLRHSFLRWSPAGSISLSINISVYPEDGTVIVTHGGVEMGQGVNTKAAQICAYHLNIPVEKVQVKPNDTTISPNCFISGGSITSQFVGVGVQKCCQKLLKRLDPIKKKMETSSWEDIIKAAATAEIDLQAHSKTGMADVRNYHIYGVTLAEVEIDVLTGEWNIIRVDLIEDVGRSVNPEIDIGQVEGAFVMGCGYWTTEELVFSPTGELLTDRSWHYWVPQARDIPQDFRIYFRKKSFSIDYLLGSKATGEPATCMGVVIPITMREAIVEARKESGLPSNKWFAIDGPYTVEKICSSCATKTEDFKFY; encoded by the exons ATGGATAGGGTTCAGTTCCAAGTAAACGGTGTTGACCATACCG TTGGCTGTGAACTAAGTTCTAATGTAACATTGCTGGAGTACCTAAGGAGATGGCTGGAACTGCGCGGTACGAAGTACATGTGTCAGGAGGCTGGTTGTGGTGCGTGCATCGTCAGCGTCGTAAAGTGCCCCGGAGGACCTGCAGAAAGTGTTAATGCC TGTATGGTATTGATAACGTCATGTCACGGCTGGGAGATTACAACTATAGAGAAGGTGGGCAACAGGCTAGAAGGTTACCACCCACTACAGAAGGCCCTCTATGAGAATAATGGCACTCAGTGTGGATACTGCAGCCCTGGCTGGGTCATGGCGATGTATAG cctccttaagaagaagaaaatgaCGATGCTTGAAATAGAAAAGTCGCTGGCCAGCAATATTTGTAGATGTACTGGATACAGACCCATTTTGGAGGCGTTTAAGAAGTTTGCGTCTGATTCCCCGGACCCTTACCTCATTGCAGACATTGAGGACCTTAGCATTTGCAGCAAAACAGGAGAAGCTTGTTCCCAAACTTGCGAAGATTATGAGTGGTGTGTAGTCAACAAAGAAGACGTGAAATATCCCACTTTATTACATATCAAACTCAGCGATAACCGAGATTGGTACAGAGTAGAAGACATAACAGATGTATTCAAAATTCTTAATTTGTACAGAACTGATTCTTACATGTTAATAGGAGGAAATACTGCTAAAG GAGTTTATCCAATACTGGAGTATCCCCGAGTGCTGATAGACGTATCGTCCGTAGCAGCACTAAAGGGCTACTATTTGCAGCAGAACTTAGTTGTGGGAGCTGGAAACACCCTCACGGAGCTCGATGAGATATTCAGCCAAATGTCTCAGCACGATGACTTTCGCTACCTTACAGTTCTGCAAGAGCATCTCAAACTGGTTGCGCATATCCCGGTTAAAAAT ATCGGTACAATTGCCGGAAATTTGATGATTAAACATAAACACAAGGAGTTTAATTCAGATATTTTCCTTCTTTTTAATACAATCGGCGCTGAGATTGGTGTTT TAAATGGCCATGGTAATGCTACTAGGATAAGCATGGAAGAGTTTCTAAATGCAGACGTGAGAGGAAAAGTGTTGCTCAATGTTCTACTGCCACCACTTAACAGTGACTTTACAAAGATTGTTACTTATAAG ATAATGCCTCGATCTCAAAACGCTCACGCAGTTGTTCACGCCGGCTACCTCTATAAATTCGGTCCCCAGAATAGGCTTTTGGATTGTCGGATCGCTTACGGTGGTCTCTCTACTGGCTTCCACCGAGCCTGTAGAACTGAAAAATATCTAATCGGAAAAAACCTCTTTACTAATGAAACTTTGCAGGGATCTCTTAGTATTCTTAATCAGGAAATGCTAGTAGTAGCAAACCCTCCGGAAATGTCAGTTGAATATAGACGGAAGTTGGCTCTGGGTTTgttctataag GGTCTGCTGTCATTGTGTCCTGAAAGCATTTTAGCTCCTCGTTACAAATCAGGAGTGGTGAGACTACGAGATTGGAGAACACTGTCTGACGGGAAGCAAATTTTCGAGACAAATCCCTCTTTATGGCCACTTAACAAGCCCTCACCGAAATTTGATGGAttg atCCAATGCGCCGGTGAAGCCTCCTACTCTGAAGACGTGCCGTCTCTGCCAAAAGAGGTGTTTGCTTCGTTTGTGCTTTCCACTGTCGCCCTCGGGACTATTCAACATATTGACGCTACTGAAGCATTG aaagaaCCTGGTGTCGTTGCCTTTTATACAGCATCCGATATTCCGGGTCAAAACAGTTTTACACCTGCTGGAACCCCGTTTTACATGGCAGATGAGGAAATCCTTTGTGAAAAAGACGTGAAATTCTACAACCAACCTCTTGGCATCATTGTTGCTGAAACACAATATATAGCAGAGAGAGCAGCATTGCTTGTTAAAGTGACTTACACGAATGTAAGACTACCGCTCTTGGACATAAAAGAAGCAAAAAATGATACTAGTAGAATTCAAGAGTATTTCACGTCTCCGGCTACGAACAGGGGAAATAATGTAGCTAAGGTAATAAAGGGTGAAATGTCGATATACGGACAATATCACTTTTGTATGGAGACGTTGGCCTGCGTGTCGCAGCCTATAGAGGAAGGCATCAAATTATATTCAACGACGCAGTGGTTGGATGGCGTGCAGCGCATGGTATCAAGGGCATTGAAGATTCAGCAAAATAA AATAGATGTGTTTCTACGACGGCTTGGAGGCGCCTACGGTATGAAAATATCTCGAGCAGCCCAAGTATCTATTGCTTGTGCATTGGTTACACACAAATTAAATAGACCATGCCGATTTATTCAGTcactcaaaaataatatgagaTTCGTTGGAAAGAGATTTCCATGTTCTACAAATTTCGag gttTCAGTCAACAGTGCCGGTCGTATACAATATAACAAGTATGATCTTTTCGAAGATAATGGATACATTGTTGGTGAACCTATAGCCATTTTCAGCACAGATGCTTTCAACAATTGTTACGATAAATCATCGTgggattttaaattatacaatgctATAACAGATACGCCGTCTAATACGTGGTGTAGATCTCCCG gaACTTTAGAATCCATAGCAATGGCGGAATTATTAATGGAAAGAATATCGTATGAGGCCAATTTAGATCCTGTTAACGTGCGTCTCGCTAACTTAGACATACTAAATCATAACGATATAAGAGAACTAGTGAATACATTAAAAGCGAACTCACAGTACGATGAACGGCGGCGAGCTGTTGACAAATTTAATGCTGAAAATAGATGGAAGAAAAGAGGACTTCGACATTCATTCTTAAGGTGGAGCCCCGCCGGGTCAATATCCcttagtataaatatttctgtGTACCCAGAAGATGGGACGGTAATTGTAACGCATGGCGGTGTTGAAATGGGCCAAGGTGTGAACACGAAGGCCGCCCAAATTTGCGCCTATCACCTTAATATACCAGTTGAAAAGGTACAAGTTAAACCTAACGATACTACAATATCACCAAACTGTTTTATTTCCGGAGGCAGCATAACTTCTCAGTTTGTTGGAGTCGGTGTACAAAAGTGTTGTCAGAAACTATTAAAGAGATTAGATCCAATTAAGAAGAAGATGGAAACTTCCAGTTGGGAGGATATTATTAAAGCCGCTGCCACTGCAGAAATCGATCTGCAGGCACACTCTAAAACTGGAATGGCAGACGTTCGGAATTATCATATTTATGGCGTAACACTGGCCGAAGTGGAAATTGATGTTCTGACAGGAGAATGGAATATAATAAGAGTAGATTTGATAGAAGATGTCGGCCGCAGCGTAAATCCTGAGATCGATATTGGTCAg GTAGAAGGTGCATTCGTGATGGGATGTGGGTACTGGACGACTGAAGAGCTGGTTTTCTCTCCAACCGGGGAACTTTTGACTGATCGCAGCTGGCACTACTGGGTGCCGCAGGCTCGAGACATTCCACAGGATTTCCGCATATATTTCCGAAAAAAGTCCTTTAGCATTGACTATTTACTGGGATCCaaag cAACGGGAGAGCCAGCCACTTGCATGGGTGTGGTGATTCCAATAACTATGAGGGAAGCCATCGTCGAAGCCAGGAAGGAGTCCGGACTACCATCCAACAAGTGGTTTGCGATCG ATGGACCTTATACAGTGGAAAAGATATGCTCATCGTGCGCTACCAAAACAGAagatttcaaattttattag